The proteins below are encoded in one region of Amycolatopsis acidiphila:
- a CDS encoding roadblock/LC7 domain-containing protein yields the protein MATTNTRKLDWLLDDLVQRLAGVRHAVVLSTDGLLLGQSTAMSTEDAEHFSAMASALQSLARGAGNHFDGGGVRQTVIELDRAVLFVTSAGENACLALLTSETANMGMVAYEMNQVVQRVGTYLSTTPRHSLFDQQRINPQPS from the coding sequence ATGGCGACTACCAACACCCGCAAGCTGGATTGGCTCCTCGACGATCTCGTGCAACGGCTGGCGGGCGTCCGCCACGCCGTGGTGCTGTCGACCGACGGCCTGCTCCTCGGCCAGTCGACCGCCATGTCCACTGAGGACGCGGAGCACTTCTCGGCCATGGCCTCGGCGTTGCAGAGCCTCGCCCGCGGCGCGGGTAACCACTTCGACGGCGGGGGCGTGCGGCAGACCGTCATCGAGCTGGACCGGGCGGTCCTGTTCGTCACCTCGGCCGGGGAGAACGCCTGCCTGGCCCTGCTGACGTCCGAGACCGCGAACATGGGCATGGTGGCCTACGAGATGAACCAGGTGGTCCAGCGGGTCGGCACCTACCTGTCCACCACGCCCCGGCACAGCCTCTTCGACCAGCAGCGGATCAATCCCCAACCCTCATGA
- a CDS encoding TetR/AcrR family transcriptional regulator has translation MNGDLAAGADRGTAAAQDNARPVVDTRRLPVRRRAPYAVSPSIGPEGARACLELIEAGHRLFTERGYHATTTTAIAEATGRSDAAFYQYFDGKQALFLLLFENLGRDLVAQFAALPPIAATPAGLAALREWLAGLGAVLNRHSASLLEWPTPDEADEEPSENPQEAYIARLAGAFRDRLPHADFAGLSPRAVALVVTSLTAYGHFVLDVRNRGLRTEATAPAVLDDALSRVVHRSLFPDAYPARKPGRPGGPGGVHPPARSAPEQLPGLRRPVTRRGHATIKKITEAAIATFEARGLAGTSVNDIIAAAGVAHGTFYTYWADRAAIVATLTHQAAEAVLAHLATLLDAGSTAELGAWLAGWLDVVADHGPVLHVWAADIVDEPLLQPLGIEVDDRLRDVANRLLADSPVLDGLDENARTTALWTVLAELPRSAWRRNPVLTRDEVLRAQTLLLARGFLGWPL, from the coding sequence ATGAACGGCGATCTTGCGGCGGGCGCGGACCGCGGGACGGCCGCGGCACAGGACAACGCGCGGCCGGTCGTGGACACCCGTCGCCTGCCCGTCCGGCGGCGGGCGCCGTACGCCGTGAGCCCGTCCATCGGCCCGGAAGGCGCGCGCGCCTGCCTGGAGCTGATCGAAGCCGGTCACCGGCTCTTCACCGAACGCGGTTACCACGCCACCACCACGACGGCCATCGCCGAGGCGACCGGCCGCTCCGACGCGGCGTTCTACCAGTACTTCGACGGCAAGCAGGCACTGTTCCTGCTGCTGTTCGAGAACCTGGGGCGCGACCTCGTGGCCCAGTTCGCCGCGCTGCCCCCGATCGCCGCCACCCCGGCGGGACTGGCCGCCCTGCGCGAGTGGCTGGCCGGGCTCGGCGCGGTCCTGAACCGCCATTCCGCGTCGTTGCTGGAGTGGCCCACCCCGGACGAAGCCGACGAAGAGCCGTCGGAAAACCCCCAGGAGGCCTACATCGCCCGGCTCGCCGGCGCGTTCCGCGACCGGCTCCCGCACGCGGACTTCGCGGGGCTGTCCCCCCGCGCCGTGGCACTCGTGGTCACCAGCCTCACGGCGTACGGCCATTTCGTCCTGGACGTACGCAACCGCGGCTTGCGCACGGAGGCGACCGCGCCGGCCGTCCTCGACGACGCCCTCTCCCGGGTCGTCCACCGCAGCCTGTTCCCGGACGCCTACCCGGCGCGGAAACCCGGCCGGCCGGGCGGGCCGGGCGGCGTCCACCCGCCGGCGCGGTCCGCCCCGGAACAACTGCCGGGCCTGCGCAGGCCGGTGACCCGCCGCGGCCACGCGACGATCAAGAAGATCACCGAAGCGGCCATCGCCACGTTCGAGGCGCGGGGCCTGGCCGGTACCAGTGTCAACGACATCATCGCGGCCGCCGGGGTCGCGCACGGCACCTTCTACACCTACTGGGCCGACCGGGCGGCGATCGTCGCGACGTTGACGCACCAGGCCGCCGAGGCGGTGCTCGCCCACCTCGCCACCCTGCTCGACGCCGGCTCCACCGCCGAACTGGGCGCCTGGCTCGCCGGCTGGCTCGACGTCGTCGCCGACCACGGGCCCGTCCTGCACGTCTGGGCCGCCGACATCGTCGACGAGCCCCTCCTGCAACCACTGGGCATCGAGGTCGACGACCGGCTGCGCGACGTGGCGAACCGGCTCCTCGCGGACTCACCGGTACTGGACGGTCTCGACGAGAACGCCCGCACCACCGCGTTGTGGACGGTACTGGCCGAACTGCCCCGGTCCGCGTGGCGGCGCAACCCGGTGCTCACCCGGGACGAGGTGCTGCGGGCACAGACGCTGCTGCTGGCCCGTGGTTTCCTGGGCTGGCCGCTCTAG
- a CDS encoding acyl-CoA dehydrogenase family protein, whose product MRRSIFTDEHEQFRATARAFFERECVPYTEQWEREGKVSREAWRKAGEAGLLGWEAPEEYGGLGIRDYRFNAIVSDEMFGTGAVGIGLGVQNDILASYLVGLTTEEQKKRWLPGFTSGDIVTSIAMSEPAAGSDVAGIKTTARREGDRYVVNGQKTFISNGLLSDLVLVAAKTDPAAGRKGISLIAVETTRPGFSRGRKLDKIGQWSADTAELFFDNVEVPVENLVGEENRGFYHLMHNLPAERLGIATYAVATARRAFDLTAEYVSERKAFGQPIGKFQVNRHFLAEMKTKLDVAQVYLDQCIMAANAGELTPQEAAGLKWWSTEVQWEILDRCLQLHGGYGYMNEYEVARLWRDSRVQRLYGGTTEIMKDLIGRSMGF is encoded by the coding sequence ATGCGCCGAAGCATCTTCACCGATGAGCACGAGCAGTTCCGCGCGACGGCGCGCGCCTTCTTCGAACGGGAGTGCGTGCCCTACACCGAGCAGTGGGAACGCGAGGGCAAGGTCAGCCGGGAGGCGTGGCGCAAGGCGGGCGAGGCGGGCCTGCTGGGCTGGGAGGCGCCGGAGGAGTACGGCGGGCTGGGCATCCGGGACTACCGGTTCAACGCGATCGTCAGCGACGAGATGTTCGGCACCGGCGCGGTGGGCATCGGCCTCGGCGTGCAGAACGACATCCTGGCCTCCTACCTGGTCGGGCTGACCACCGAGGAGCAGAAGAAGCGCTGGCTGCCCGGGTTCACCAGCGGGGACATCGTCACCTCGATCGCGATGTCCGAACCGGCCGCGGGTTCCGACGTCGCGGGTATCAAGACGACCGCCCGCCGGGAGGGCGACCGCTATGTCGTCAACGGCCAGAAGACGTTCATCAGCAACGGTCTGCTCTCCGACCTCGTGCTGGTCGCGGCGAAGACGGACCCGGCGGCCGGGCGCAAGGGGATCAGCCTGATCGCGGTCGAGACGACGCGGCCGGGGTTCTCCCGCGGGCGCAAGCTCGACAAGATCGGTCAGTGGTCGGCCGACACCGCGGAGCTGTTCTTCGACAACGTCGAGGTGCCGGTGGAGAACCTGGTGGGGGAGGAGAACCGGGGCTTCTACCACCTGATGCACAACCTGCCCGCCGAGCGCCTGGGGATCGCGACCTACGCGGTCGCCACGGCGCGGCGGGCCTTCGACCTGACGGCCGAGTACGTGTCCGAGCGCAAGGCGTTCGGCCAGCCGATCGGGAAGTTCCAGGTCAACCGCCACTTCCTGGCGGAGATGAAGACCAAGCTCGACGTCGCGCAGGTCTACCTCGACCAGTGCATCATGGCCGCCAACGCCGGTGAGCTGACCCCGCAGGAGGCGGCCGGCCTGAAGTGGTGGAGCACCGAGGTGCAGTGGGAGATCCTGGACCGCTGCCTGCAGCTGCACGGCGGCTACGGCTACATGAACGAGTACGAGGTCGCGCGGCTGTGGCGGGACTCCCGCGTGCAGCGCCTCT
- a CDS encoding DUF742 domain-containing protein → MTHRREPWFDEAAGPLVRPYAVTRGRTSDARHDLDIITLVVAVRSESRARLLEPEHAEIVRMCQSALSVAEVSAKLHLPLVVTKILIGDLINDGYLIFRSPPSPSRTGSPDIKLLQAVLNGIRKL, encoded by the coding sequence ATGACGCACCGCCGCGAACCCTGGTTCGACGAAGCGGCAGGTCCGCTGGTGCGCCCCTACGCGGTGACGCGTGGGCGGACCAGCGACGCACGGCACGATCTGGACATCATCACGCTCGTCGTCGCGGTGCGCTCGGAGTCCCGGGCGCGGCTGCTCGAGCCCGAGCACGCGGAGATCGTCCGGATGTGCCAGTCCGCGCTGTCGGTGGCAGAGGTCTCGGCGAAGCTCCATCTCCCCCTGGTGGTCACGAAGATCCTGATCGGCGACCTCATCAACGACGGGTACCTGATCTTCCGGTCCCCGCCCTCGCCGAGCCGGACGGGCTCCCCGGACATCAAACTACTGCAGGCGGTTCTGAATGGCATTCGTAAGCTCTGA
- a CDS encoding enoyl-CoA hydratase/isomerase family protein: MTGTVHLVRTGRVRRIVLDRPDAANALDMSMARQLRKAVAELDRDTGCVLIQAEGRAFCAGGDVAAFAAAEPPGQFLAELAEVVHESVAALAAAEFPVVAAVQGWAAGAGMSLAAICDIVLAGTSARFRAAYPGVGLSPDGGLSWSLPRLVGRSRAAELLLGNRAVDAEEAAAIGLVARVVPDAELRDEALALATRLADGPTEALGRTKKLLFEGHPSLVGQLAAEAASIALCADGPEGRAGVAAFVEGRAPVFHPEP; this comes from the coding sequence GTGACCGGGACCGTCCACCTGGTCCGGACCGGCCGGGTGCGGCGCATCGTGCTCGACCGCCCGGACGCGGCGAACGCGCTGGACATGTCGATGGCACGGCAACTGCGGAAGGCGGTCGCCGAGCTCGACCGCGACACCGGCTGCGTCCTGATCCAGGCGGAAGGGCGTGCCTTCTGCGCGGGAGGCGACGTCGCCGCCTTCGCCGCGGCCGAACCGCCCGGGCAGTTCCTGGCCGAGCTGGCCGAGGTGGTGCACGAGTCGGTCGCGGCGCTGGCCGCCGCCGAGTTCCCCGTGGTCGCCGCGGTGCAGGGCTGGGCGGCGGGCGCCGGGATGAGCCTGGCCGCGATCTGCGACATCGTCCTCGCCGGGACCTCGGCGCGGTTCCGGGCCGCCTACCCGGGGGTCGGGCTCTCTCCCGACGGCGGGCTGTCCTGGTCGCTGCCCCGGCTGGTCGGGCGCTCCCGGGCAGCCGAGCTCCTGCTGGGCAACCGCGCCGTGGACGCCGAGGAGGCGGCCGCGATCGGGCTCGTCGCGAGGGTCGTGCCCGACGCGGAGCTGCGTGACGAGGCGCTCGCGCTCGCCACGCGGCTGGCCGACGGCCCGACCGAGGCACTGGGGCGCACCAAGAAGCTGCTGTTCGAGGGGCACCCGTCGCTCGTCGGCCAGCTGGCGGCGGAAGCCGCGTCGATCGCGCTGTGCGCGGATGGCCCCGAGGGACGTGCCGGTGTCGCGGCCTTCGTCGAAGGCCGGGCACCGGTGTTCCACCCGGAGCCGTGA
- a CDS encoding GTP-binding protein, translating into MAFVSSDHPGEPELAAAAVKILIAGGFGVGKTTMVGAVSEIAPLRTEEMLSELSAGVDDLTGVEAKTTTTVAMDFGRITINPELILYIFGTPGQDRFWFLWDELARGTLGAVVLADTRRLDGSFAAVDFFERREIPFVVAVNCFDGAPTYTTDEVRDALDLDDYVPVKLCDARHRDSGKDVLLVLMEHLIQRAHTELVQN; encoded by the coding sequence ATGGCATTCGTAAGCTCTGACCATCCGGGCGAACCGGAGCTGGCCGCCGCGGCGGTCAAGATCCTCATCGCCGGCGGCTTCGGAGTCGGCAAGACCACGATGGTCGGCGCGGTGAGCGAGATCGCGCCGCTGCGGACCGAGGAGATGCTCAGCGAGCTGAGCGCCGGGGTGGACGACCTCACCGGTGTCGAGGCGAAGACGACCACCACCGTCGCCATGGACTTCGGCCGGATCACGATCAACCCCGAGCTGATCCTCTACATCTTCGGCACGCCGGGACAGGACCGGTTCTGGTTCCTCTGGGACGAGCTCGCCCGCGGCACGCTGGGCGCCGTCGTGCTCGCCGACACCCGCCGCCTGGACGGTTCCTTCGCCGCGGTCGACTTCTTCGAGCGGCGGGAGATCCCGTTCGTGGTGGCGGTCAACTGTTTCGACGGCGCGCCCACCTACACCACGGACGAGGTTCGCGACGCGCTCGACCTCGACGACTACGTCCCGGTCAAGCTCTGCGACGCCCGGCACCGCGACTCCGGCAAGGACGTGCTCCTCGTGCTCATGGAGCACCTGATCCAGCGGGCGCACACCGAGCTGGTGCAGAACTAG
- a CDS encoding nitrate- and nitrite sensing domain-containing protein, producing MFKATLSVRARILAIALIPSVALFAVGAGAAIYLVTQGLHARDWSGEVDRGTTPGIAFAQTVQEERRLTLLKLGGDQQSAQALPAQRAKVDTALTDVRAAGDVLAKLNPGAMANASSMFDQLKQQVAAMRQRIDAGVVPVADTYSFFNQLLSVVSIGMQGVSRSAPDSGTASEEATATALFQVAESMSRSNALAASAISSGGLTAAQLQEYTYQVGAYRTQIQNLLPTLTPDEQARFQALAASPAWQQLSAMESAIGQRGTAPVGARNVPALPLGVPDWQNAATTVSGQLLDLWRSHHKYAEQFAYDNGSKTATNSIWGGVAVLVIAIVAFLITLRLSSRFIGRLKRLRGETLALADERLPDIMDRLRDGESVDLAAEATPLDYGSDEIGQVAEAFNRAQHAAVAAAVTEAKTREGVNAVFLNIAHRSQIVVHRQLEILDKAEYKQEDPEQLDMLFQLDHLATRERRNAENLIILGGEQPGRRWRNPVPLVELVRGAVAETEDYARVRTARLPEVSIVGSVVADLIHLLAELVDNATSFSPPESRVEVTGNIVGKGVVVEITDQGLGMPPEELARVNETLRNPPDFSVTTLSSDSRLGMFVVAQLANRNDAAVRLVDSDYGGIRAIVLIPSSLIAVEAPMSTTERTESVGRARRRRPSISDDAAQSTRAGRTDAAGAGTMVATWPSEEPPMTPPVPEPPARHEPPPPRPAARAHPEPAVRGRPDPRPTDDRPVLPRRRRQASLAPQLAATGPLHAARPPAPREQRADAERPRSAEQARDLLSAIESGTRQGRQARPEAELFNQDPRA from the coding sequence GTGTTCAAGGCCACGCTCAGTGTTCGTGCCCGTATTCTGGCCATCGCGCTCATCCCGAGTGTGGCGCTTTTCGCAGTCGGGGCCGGTGCGGCGATCTACCTGGTGACGCAGGGACTGCACGCGCGCGACTGGTCCGGCGAGGTCGACCGCGGCACCACCCCCGGCATCGCGTTCGCCCAGACGGTCCAGGAGGAACGCCGGCTGACGTTGCTGAAGCTCGGCGGCGACCAGCAGAGCGCGCAAGCACTGCCGGCGCAGCGAGCCAAGGTCGACACCGCCCTCACCGACGTTCGCGCGGCGGGCGACGTCCTCGCCAAGCTCAACCCCGGGGCCATGGCGAACGCGAGCTCGATGTTCGATCAGCTCAAGCAGCAGGTCGCGGCGATGCGCCAGCGGATCGACGCGGGTGTCGTGCCGGTGGCGGACACCTACTCGTTCTTCAACCAGCTGCTCAGCGTCGTCTCGATCGGTATGCAGGGCGTCTCCCGCAGCGCGCCGGATTCCGGGACGGCGTCCGAGGAAGCCACGGCGACGGCGTTGTTCCAGGTCGCGGAGTCGATGTCACGGAGCAACGCACTCGCCGCGTCCGCGATCAGCAGCGGCGGGCTGACCGCCGCGCAGCTGCAGGAATACACCTACCAGGTCGGCGCGTACCGCACCCAGATCCAGAACCTCCTGCCCACGCTCACCCCGGACGAGCAGGCCCGGTTCCAGGCACTCGCGGCCAGCCCCGCGTGGCAGCAGCTGAGCGCGATGGAAAGCGCGATCGGACAGCGTGGCACGGCACCGGTCGGCGCGCGCAACGTCCCGGCGCTGCCGCTCGGCGTGCCCGACTGGCAGAACGCGGCGACCACGGTGAGCGGTCAGCTGCTCGACCTGTGGCGTTCGCACCACAAGTACGCCGAGCAGTTCGCCTACGACAACGGGAGCAAGACCGCGACCAACTCGATCTGGGGCGGCGTCGCCGTGCTGGTGATCGCGATCGTGGCGTTCCTGATCACGCTGCGGCTCTCCAGCAGGTTCATCGGCCGCCTCAAGCGGCTGCGCGGGGAGACCCTCGCACTCGCCGACGAGCGGCTGCCCGACATCATGGACCGGCTGCGCGACGGCGAGTCGGTCGACCTGGCGGCCGAGGCGACGCCGCTGGACTACGGCTCGGACGAGATCGGCCAGGTCGCCGAGGCGTTCAACCGGGCGCAGCACGCCGCCGTCGCGGCGGCGGTGACGGAGGCCAAGACCCGCGAGGGCGTCAACGCGGTGTTCCTGAACATCGCGCACCGCAGCCAGATCGTGGTGCACCGCCAGCTGGAGATCCTCGACAAGGCCGAGTACAAGCAGGAGGACCCCGAGCAGCTGGACATGCTCTTCCAGCTCGACCACCTCGCCACCCGCGAACGCCGCAACGCGGAGAACCTGATCATCCTCGGCGGCGAACAGCCGGGCCGCCGCTGGCGAAACCCGGTGCCACTCGTGGAACTGGTCCGCGGCGCGGTCGCCGAGACCGAGGACTACGCCCGGGTCCGCACGGCCCGGCTGCCCGAGGTCTCCATCGTCGGCAGCGTGGTCGCCGACCTCATCCACCTGCTGGCCGAACTGGTGGACAACGCGACGTCGTTCTCCCCGCCGGAGTCCCGCGTCGAGGTCACCGGGAACATCGTCGGCAAGGGCGTCGTCGTGGAGATCACCGACCAGGGCCTCGGCATGCCCCCCGAGGAGCTGGCACGGGTCAACGAGACCCTGCGCAACCCGCCGGACTTCAGTGTCACGACGCTGTCCAGCGACTCCCGGCTCGGCATGTTCGTGGTCGCGCAGCTGGCCAACCGCAACGACGCCGCCGTGCGCCTGGTCGACTCGGACTACGGCGGCATCCGCGCCATCGTGCTCATCCCGTCCAGCCTGATCGCCGTGGAAGCGCCGATGAGTACCACCGAGCGCACGGAGAGCGTGGGGCGCGCGCGCCGCCGGCGCCCGAGCATCTCCGACGACGCCGCACAGTCCACCCGCGCGGGCCGGACCGACGCCGCGGGAGCCGGCACCATGGTCGCGACCTGGCCGAGTGAGGAGCCGCCCATGACCCCGCCCGTGCCGGAACCCCCCGCACGCCATGAACCCCCGCCACCGCGTCCCGCGGCCCGTGCCCATCCGGAACCGGCCGTGCGCGGCCGGCCGGACCCGCGGCCCACCGACGACCGGCCCGTGCTGCCCCGCCGTCGGCGCCAGGCGAGCCTCGCGCCTCAGCTGGCCGCTACCGGGCCGCTGCACGCGGCGCGGCCGCCCGCACCCCGCGAGCAGCGGGCCGACGCCGAGCGGCCCCGGTCCGCCGAGCAGGCGAGGGATCTGCTGTCCGCCATCGAAAGCGGCACCCGCCAGGGCCGCCAGGCACGCCCCGAAGCAGAACTGTTCAACCAGGATCCACGAGCATGA
- a CDS encoding class I adenylate-forming enzyme family protein yields MAAEGFWDLVRRRAELSGTRPMLFDERDGSLTFAGFHERAERVAAALFAQGIGPGTRVGWQLPTRLSTVLVMAALARLGAVQAPVIPMYRERETGSAVAASAAEVMLVPGTWHGFDYAAMARGFPQRPRVLTIGVDAPESADTAGLPAAPGPSGDTRWIYFTSGSSGLPKGARHADGSLLAAARGFTVRSGLGSQPDDVGSMPYPIAHIGGIVYLMTALLGGFPVVLVEAFDPAGTAEVFRRHRVTTTGGSTVFYTALLAEQRKRPPGDLLVPSLRLLKGGGAPCPPSVFHAVRAELRATLAHDYGMTEVPMICVASPQDSAEQLAETEGRPIPGNQVRIADGEDVLPPGADGEVQVKGAAVFRGYTDPAQTAEAFTADGWFRTGDLGHLRPDGHVEVTGRLKDVIIRKGEKIGPVELETLLVGHPAVAEAAVIGLPDADRGERVCAVVTLRGDVRPTLAEITGYLREAGLMPQKLPEQLEIVDELPRTGLGKTSKPALRRRFAADGV; encoded by the coding sequence ATGGCCGCGGAGGGTTTCTGGGACCTGGTGCGCCGGCGGGCAGAGCTCAGCGGCACGCGGCCGATGTTGTTTGACGAGCGGGACGGCTCGCTCACCTTCGCGGGGTTCCACGAGCGGGCGGAGCGGGTGGCGGCGGCGCTGTTCGCGCAGGGCATCGGGCCGGGCACCCGGGTGGGGTGGCAGCTGCCGACCCGGCTGAGCACCGTCCTGGTGATGGCGGCGCTGGCCCGGCTTGGCGCGGTGCAGGCGCCGGTGATCCCGATGTACCGCGAACGGGAGACGGGGTCGGCGGTGGCGGCCTCGGCCGCCGAGGTGATGCTCGTGCCGGGTACCTGGCACGGGTTCGACTACGCCGCCATGGCCCGGGGGTTCCCGCAGCGGCCCCGGGTGCTGACGATCGGCGTGGACGCGCCGGAGTCGGCCGACACCGCTGGGCTGCCCGCCGCGCCCGGCCCTTCCGGCGACACCCGGTGGATCTACTTCACCTCGGGTTCCTCGGGACTGCCCAAGGGTGCGCGGCACGCCGACGGCTCGCTGCTCGCCGCCGCCCGCGGCTTCACAGTGCGCAGCGGTCTCGGCAGTCAGCCCGACGACGTCGGCTCGATGCCGTACCCCATCGCGCACATCGGCGGCATCGTCTACCTGATGACCGCGTTGCTGGGCGGTTTCCCGGTGGTGCTGGTCGAGGCGTTCGACCCGGCGGGCACGGCCGAGGTGTTCCGGCGGCACCGGGTGACGACGACCGGCGGCTCCACCGTGTTCTACACCGCGTTGCTCGCCGAGCAGCGGAAACGGCCGCCGGGAGACCTGCTGGTGCCGAGCCTGCGGTTGCTCAAGGGCGGTGGCGCGCCGTGCCCGCCCAGCGTGTTCCACGCGGTGCGGGCGGAACTGCGCGCGACGCTGGCCCATGACTACGGGATGACCGAGGTGCCGATGATCTGCGTGGCCTCCCCGCAGGACAGTGCCGAGCAGCTCGCCGAGACCGAGGGCAGGCCGATCCCGGGCAACCAGGTCCGGATCGCCGACGGCGAGGACGTGCTGCCGCCCGGTGCCGACGGCGAGGTGCAGGTGAAGGGCGCCGCGGTGTTCCGCGGCTACACCGATCCGGCGCAGACCGCCGAGGCCTTCACCGCCGACGGCTGGTTCCGGACGGGGGACCTGGGGCATCTGCGGCCCGACGGGCACGTGGAGGTGACGGGCCGGCTCAAGGACGTGATCATCCGCAAGGGCGAGAAGATCGGCCCGGTCGAGCTGGAGACGCTGCTGGTCGGGCATCCGGCGGTGGCCGAGGCCGCGGTGATCGGGCTGCCCGACGCCGACCGGGGCGAGCGGGTGTGCGCGGTCGTGACGCTGCGGGGAGACGTCCGGCCCACGCTGGCGGAGATCACGGGCTACCTGCGCGAGGCCGGCCTGATGCCGCAGAAGCTGCCCGAGCAGCTGGAGATCGTCGACGAGCTGCCCCGCACCGGGCTGGGCAAGACGTCCAAGCCGGCCTTGCGGCGCCGCTTCGCCGCGGACGGGGTATGA
- a CDS encoding acyl-CoA dehydrogenase family protein, whose product MRGVLTEEQVYLRKTVRELLADRAARTTVPEQASGHDRELWSVMARQVGLHGLAVPERYGGAGCGPVELAVVFEEMGAVLLTAPFLASAGLAATALLACGDERACAEYLPGIVSGDRIGTLALTEDGGRWDEPGVRLAATGGDGWRLSGRKTYVLDGGAADFLVVAGRTSAGVSLFAVEATASGLTREPVEALDPTRSFATVTFDATPARLLGEEGAGWPALSRTLDLGAVYLASEQVGAAQRSLDMAVDHARTRVQFGRPIGSFQAIKHKCADLLVAVELARSAALFAAEAAAEGSSEAPVLASLAKAVCSEGFVRCATENIQIHGGIGFTWEHPAQLYFKRARADEVLLGTPGYHRRLLAARGADGLPVGRP is encoded by the coding sequence GTGCGGGGCGTGCTGACCGAGGAGCAGGTGTACCTGCGCAAGACGGTGCGGGAACTGCTTGCCGATCGTGCGGCACGGACCACGGTGCCGGAGCAGGCTTCCGGACACGACCGTGAGCTGTGGTCGGTGATGGCCAGGCAGGTGGGTCTGCACGGGCTGGCCGTTCCCGAACGCTACGGCGGCGCCGGCTGCGGGCCGGTGGAGCTGGCGGTGGTGTTCGAGGAGATGGGAGCGGTGCTGCTGACCGCGCCGTTCCTCGCCAGCGCCGGGCTCGCCGCGACCGCGCTGCTCGCCTGCGGTGACGAGCGGGCCTGCGCCGAGTACCTGCCCGGAATCGTCAGCGGCGACCGGATCGGCACGCTCGCGCTCACCGAGGACGGTGGACGCTGGGACGAGCCGGGCGTCCGGCTGGCCGCCACCGGTGGCGACGGATGGCGGCTGTCCGGGCGCAAGACCTACGTCCTCGACGGGGGTGCGGCCGATTTCCTCGTGGTGGCAGGCAGAACCAGCGCGGGGGTGAGCCTGTTCGCCGTCGAGGCGACCGCGAGCGGCCTGACGCGGGAACCCGTCGAGGCGCTGGACCCCACCCGCTCGTTCGCGACGGTCACGTTCGACGCGACCCCGGCGCGGCTGCTCGGTGAGGAGGGCGCGGGCTGGCCCGCGTTGTCCCGCACGCTCGACCTCGGCGCGGTCTACCTGGCGAGCGAGCAGGTCGGCGCGGCGCAGCGCAGCCTGGACATGGCCGTCGACCACGCCCGCACGAGGGTGCAGTTCGGCCGCCCGATCGGGTCCTTCCAGGCGATCAAGCACAAATGCGCGGACCTGCTGGTCGCGGTCGAGCTGGCCCGCTCGGCGGCGTTGTTCGCGGCCGAGGCCGCGGCCGAGGGCAGTTCCGAGGCGCCGGTGCTCGCGAGCCTGGCGAAGGCGGTGTGCTCGGAGGGCTTCGTCCGCTGCGCCACGGAGAACATCCAGATCCACGGCGGGATCGGCTTCACCTGGGAGCATCCCGCGCAGCTGTACTTCAAACGGGCCCGTGCCGACGAGGTGCTGCTCGGCACGCCCGGCTACCACCGGCGGCTGCTGGCGGCCCGTGGCGCCGACGGCCTGCCAGTGGGACGACCGTGA
- a CDS encoding hotdog family protein yields MTDFDTGDGRTATRPSPRRSHPAPGLPRVGSAGPAREYAPAGTLTSSGGITAQALATALLASYAAEWLGSMEMRELQARFRAPVRPDDVLTCAGDVTAVERDGAGWAVTVALTAVRPNGQVVINGSAVLLRS; encoded by the coding sequence ATGACCGACTTCGACACCGGCGATGGCCGGACCGCGACGCGGCCGTCGCCGCGCCGGAGCCATCCCGCGCCCGGGCTCCCACGGGTCGGCTCGGCCGGGCCGGCCCGGGAGTACGCCCCCGCCGGAACGTTGACGAGCTCCGGCGGCATCACGGCGCAGGCACTGGCGACCGCGCTTCTCGCGTCCTACGCGGCCGAGTGGCTGGGGAGCATGGAGATGCGCGAGCTCCAGGCACGCTTCCGCGCCCCCGTCCGGCCCGACGACGTCCTCACCTGCGCCGGCGACGTCACGGCAGTAGAGCGCGACGGTGCCGGGTGGGCGGTCACCGTCGCGCTCACCGCGGTCCGGCCGAACGGGCAGGTGGTGATCAACGGCTCGGCGGTGTTGCTGCGATCGTGA